A region of Lycium barbarum isolate Lr01 chromosome 3, ASM1917538v2, whole genome shotgun sequence DNA encodes the following proteins:
- the LOC132634373 gene encoding uncharacterized protein LOC132634373 — translation MPYRVTARAKSFSSQSSQAQKLKDDPVDPKNAQGSVTCVYQSHIRGYWRNVTVIWRKNLMNHCLTISVDSVENEDHRTCKIDLKPWHFWAKKGYKTFEVDGNQLEAYWDLRSAKFSGSPEPFKDFYVALISEEEVVLLLGDYKKKAYKRTKSRPALVDALLFYKKEHVFGKKSFSTRAKFENNKKESDIVVESSTSGPRDPEMWISIDGIVLIHIKNLQWKFRGNQTVLVNEQQVQVFWDVHSWLFCEPGSSHGLFIFKPGVSEFDSDKEGSSSLGGDSDCSDHTKYYSTLSHSKASPFCLFLCAWKIE, via the coding sequence ATGCCTTATCGTGTCACCGCGAGGGCAAAATCATTTTCTTCCCAATCGTCTCAGGCTCAAAAACTAAAAGATGATCCTGTAGATCCTAAAAATGCTCAAGGTAGCGTTACGTGCGTTTACCAGTCTCATATCAGAGGCTATTGGCGTAATGTCACCGTTATATGGAGAAAGAACTTGATGAATCATTGTCTCACCATATCCGTTGATAGCGTAGAAAATGAAGATCACAGAACTTGCAAGATTGACCTTAAACCTTGGCATTTTTGGGCCAAAAAAGGTTATAAGACATTTGAGGTTGATGGAAATCAATTGGAGGCTTATTGGGATTTAAGATCAGCAAAATTTTCAGGTAGTCCTGAACCATTTAAAGATTTTTATGTTGCATTAATTTCAGAGGAAGAAGTTGTTTTATTATTAGGTGATTACAAGAAAAAAGCCTATAAGAGAACTAAATCAAGGCCAGCACTTGTAGATGCATTATTGTTTTACAAAAAGGAACATGTATTTGGTAAGAAAAGTTTCTCAACAAGGGCTAAATTTGAAAACAACAAAAAAGAAAGTGACATTGTGGTTGAAAGTTCAACTTCAGGGCCAAGAGATCCTGAAATGTGGATAAGTATAGATGGGATTGTATTGATTCACATAAAGAATTTGCAGTGGAAATTCAGAGGAAATCAGACAGTACTAGTGAACGAGCAGCAGGTACAAGTATTTTGGGATGTGCATTCTTGGTTGTTTTGTGAACCTGGTTCTAGTCATGGATTGTTCATTTTCAAGCCAGGGGTGTCTGAATTTGACAGTGATAAAGAGGGAAGTAGTAGCCTTGGAGGTGACAGCGATTGCAGCGATCACACAAAGTATTATTCGACGTTGAGTCACTCCAAAGCTTCACCCTTTTGCCTTTTCTTGTGCGCATGGAAGATTGAGTGA